GGGCGCAGCGGGTGCGCGGACCGCACCCGCGCCCGCGCCGGCGACCGCGGATGCGGACCGACGCGCCCTGGAACGGCTGCTTGGCAGACTGGACGACGTCAAGCGGCGCCTCGGGGAGCGGAGGGCCGAGGCCGCCGCGCTGCAGCGGCGCAAAAAAAATCTGGAGATCCGCCTGGCGGCGGAACGGGAGCGCTTATCCGCGCACCTGGCGGGCAGGGAACCGGGTTACGGGCAAAACGGCGCCCTGCGAGGGCTCCTGGAACTGGTGCTGGAAATGATCCTCGCCACCGAAAAGGCGGACGCGGCGCGGCAGGAAATGCACCGGGTCGAACAGCAGTATCTAGAGATACTGGACGCCTATCTGGCCCACCGCGGCCCCGGACAGCGGCCCGCCGCGCGCCCCGACAGCACTGTCGCGGCCCCGGCCCCGGAGACCCAGGAGACCTTGCAGCAAGGCGAGGCCGAATTGCCGATGCTGATCGCCGAACTGCAAGGGAT
This is a stretch of genomic DNA from Gammaproteobacteria bacterium. It encodes these proteins:
- a CDS encoding peptidoglycan DD-metalloendopeptidase family protein, whose amino-acid sequence is GAAGARTAPAPAPATADADRRALERLLGRLDDVKRRLGERRAEAAALQRRKKNLEIRLAAERERLSAHLAGREPGYGQNGALRGLLELVLEMILATEKADAARQEMHRVEQQYLEILDAYLAHRGPGQRPAARPDSTVAAPAPETQETLQQGEAELPMLIAELQGIEVPARTPTSFSELRGKLQWPVTGEFENRFGERKGNGPLSWEGVSIRSDAGESVHAVSNGQVVFSGWFQHMGMLAILDHGEGYMSLYGHNKTLSRKIGEWVQRGDVIASTGNTGGDRVPGLYFEIRHWGIPVDPSLWCRQSAAERRRPVP